The Agaribacterium sp. ZY112 genome includes the window TTAAGCAAGCGGTTAGCTCTATCTTGATGAGTAAAACTTTTGATAACGGCGTTATCTGTGCTTCTGAGCAGAGTGTTGTGGTTGTCGACAGCGTTTATGAAGAAGTAAAAGCTGAATTCCAAGCTCGTGGTGCTTACGTATTAAACCCAGCTGAAAAAGAAAAAGTAGGCGGCAAAATTCTTGTTGGCCCAGCTTGCGCAATGAACCCTGAGATCGTTGGCCAGCCAGCGTGGAGAGTTGCTGAAATCGGCGGCGTTAAGGTGCCTAAAGAAGCGAAAGTTCTTATCGGTGAGTGTGAGCACATCAACGACGACGAGCCATTTGCTCACGAGAAACTAAGCCCTACTTTGGCTATGTACCGTGCAAGTGACTTTAACGATGCGGTTGCGCAAGCGGTTAAGTTAATCGAAATGGGCGGCATGGGTCACACCTCTGTGCTTTACACCGACCAGGACGCTAACAAAGATCGCTTGGAAGAGTTCGGCAAGAAAATGAAAACTGGCCGTATTCTTATCAACATGCCTGCATCGCAGGGCGCAATTGGTGACTTGTACAACTTTAAACTAGCACCATCTTTGACTCTAGGCTGTGGTAGCTGGGGTGGTAACTCAGTAAGTGAAAACGTGGGAGTGAAGCACTTGATCAATACCAAAACTGTCGCCTCTCGTCGTGAAAACATGCTTTGGCACAAAGTACCTAAGTCTATTTACTTCCGTAAAGGCGCACTTCCTGTTGCCCTTGAAGAATTAAAAGACGCTAAGCGTGCGATGATCGTTACTGATAACTTCTTGTACAGCAACGGCTATGTAGACAACGTGCTTGAAACTCTACACTGCTACAACATCGAAACTGATGTGTATTACGAAGTAGAAGCGGATCCAACTCTTAAAGTAGTAAACAAAGGTGTTGATAAGCTTAAAGCCTTCCAGCCTGACGTGATTATCGCCATCGGTGGTGGTTCACCAATGGATGCTGCGAAAATCATGTGGGTAATGTACGAGCACCCAGAAGTTCGCTTTGAAGACTTGGCCTTGCGCTTTATGGATATCCGTAAGCGTATCTACAAGTTCCCTAAAATGGGTGAAAAAGCACAACTGATTGCCGTTCCAACTACTTCTGGTACTGGTTCTGAGGTAACTCCATTCGCCGTGGTAACTGATGAAAACACTGACATCAAATACCCAATTGCGGACTACGAGCTAACTCCAAACATGGCGATCATCGATCCTGACTTTGTCATGGATATGCCGCCTAGCTTGTGTGCCTTCGGTGGTGTTGATGCCCTAACTCACGCCCTAGAAGCTTACGTAAGTGTTTTCGCTAACGAATTCACTAACGGTCAAGCGCTTGAAGCGATCCGCTTATTGTTTAAGTACCTGCCTAGCAGCTACAAAAATGGTAAAAACGATCCTAAAGCTCGTGAGAAAGTTCACTACGCAGCAACTATGGCTGGTATCGCATTTGCGAATGCTTTCTTGGGTGTGTGTCACTCTATGGCTCACAAACTTGGTTCGCACTTCCACGTGCCTCACGGTTTAGCTAACGCCTTACTTATCAGC containing:
- the adhE gene encoding bifunctional acetaldehyde-CoA/alcohol dehydrogenase is translated as MVDKKDDNSVEIQQLDELIARVKRAQAAYSQFSQEQVDEIFRRAALAANDNRILLAKMAAEETGMGIAEDKAIKNHFASEYIYNKYKDEKTCGILEEDKAFGIMKVAEPVGILAGIVPTTNPTSTAIFKSLLALKTRNGIIFSPHPRAKNCTGLAAKIILDAAIEAGAPADIVACIQEPSVPLSAHLMQHEDINMILATGGPGMVKAAYSSGKPAIGVGAGNTPAVIDETAHLKQAVSSILMSKTFDNGVICASEQSVVVVDSVYEEVKAEFQARGAYVLNPAEKEKVGGKILVGPACAMNPEIVGQPAWRVAEIGGVKVPKEAKVLIGECEHINDDEPFAHEKLSPTLAMYRASDFNDAVAQAVKLIEMGGMGHTSVLYTDQDANKDRLEEFGKKMKTGRILINMPASQGAIGDLYNFKLAPSLTLGCGSWGGNSVSENVGVKHLINTKTVASRRENMLWHKVPKSIYFRKGALPVALEELKDAKRAMIVTDNFLYSNGYVDNVLETLHCYNIETDVYYEVEADPTLKVVNKGVDKLKAFQPDVIIAIGGGSPMDAAKIMWVMYEHPEVRFEDLALRFMDIRKRIYKFPKMGEKAQLIAVPTTSGTGSEVTPFAVVTDENTDIKYPIADYELTPNMAIIDPDFVMDMPPSLCAFGGVDALTHALEAYVSVFANEFTNGQALEAIRLLFKYLPSSYKNGKNDPKAREKVHYAATMAGIAFANAFLGVCHSMAHKLGSHFHVPHGLANALLISETIKYNAVDNPVKQGTFPQYKYPQAKLRYAKVADYLGLGGNTLDEKVDLLVAAVEGLKAELDIPTSIRGAGVNEREFLEKVDLLSEEAFDDQCTPANPRYPLVSELKGLYLNAFYGEDQAAPAAKKPAKKAAKK